One window of Streptomyces sp. FIT100 genomic DNA carries:
- a CDS encoding cytochrome c oxidase assembly protein: MDHSGHGGHSGHGMPMDLPPFTLGRGLELSGDPVFLAGCLLVLGLYAWGVVRLRRRGDAWPVGRTVFFTVGVLSIALVMCTALNDYGMVMFSVHMVQHMVISMLSPILLLLGAPVTLALRALPVAGRGAKGPRELLLALLHSRYMKVVTHPAFTIPMFIASLYGLYFTPLFDFLMGSRAGHIAMMVHFLAVGLIFFWPIMGVDPGPHRPGYVMRMLELFAGMPFHAFFGIALMMASAPMVKAYENPPASLGITALSDQNAAGGIAWAFSEIPSVLVLIALVFQWYRSEQRQAVRKDRAADRDGDRELEAYNAYLASLQARGR, encoded by the coding sequence ATGGATCACAGCGGGCACGGCGGTCACAGTGGGCACGGGATGCCGATGGATCTGCCGCCGTTCACGCTGGGGCGGGGCCTGGAGCTCTCCGGCGACCCCGTCTTCCTGGCCGGCTGCCTCCTCGTGCTCGGCCTGTACGCGTGGGGCGTCGTCCGGCTGCGGCGGCGCGGGGACGCGTGGCCGGTCGGCCGGACGGTCTTCTTCACCGTCGGCGTGCTGAGCATCGCGCTGGTGATGTGCACCGCGCTCAACGACTACGGCATGGTCATGTTTAGCGTGCACATGGTGCAGCACATGGTGATCAGCATGCTCTCGCCGATCCTGCTGCTGCTCGGCGCCCCGGTGACGCTCGCGCTGCGCGCCCTGCCGGTCGCGGGACGCGGCGCGAAGGGCCCGCGCGAGCTGCTCCTCGCGCTGCTCCACAGCCGCTACATGAAGGTCGTCACGCATCCGGCGTTCACGATCCCGATGTTCATCGCGAGCCTCTACGGGCTCTACTTCACGCCGCTCTTCGACTTCCTCATGGGGTCCAGGGCCGGGCACATCGCGATGATGGTGCACTTCCTCGCCGTCGGGCTGATCTTCTTCTGGCCGATCATGGGCGTGGACCCGGGTCCGCACCGGCCGGGCTATGTGATGCGGATGCTGGAGCTGTTCGCGGGGATGCCGTTCCACGCCTTCTTCGGCATCGCGCTGATGATGGCGAGCGCACCGATGGTGAAGGCGTACGAGAACCCGCCCGCGTCACTCGGGATCACCGCGCTCTCCGACCAGAATGCGGCGGGCGGCATCGCCTGGGCGTTCAGCGAGATCCCGTCGGTGCTGGTGCTGATCGCGCTGGTGTTCCAGTGGTACCGCTCCGAGCAGCGCCAGGCGGTGCGCAAGGACCGGGCGGCGGACCGGGACGGGGACCGGGAGCTGGAGGCGTACAACGCGTATCTGGCCTCGCTCCAGGCGCGCGGACGCTGA